The Mauremys reevesii isolate NIE-2019 linkage group 1, ASM1616193v1, whole genome shotgun sequence genome segment agtaaacagtaattaagggaccttcccaaagggagatgagagcTCCTGGGCTCTGTgttgagtcagagaggaattggctgttttgtgtatttgtgtatatttataaAACATAGCTGATTAGAAGAAAATAAGGAATAATGCCTAGATGCCCataggctctgggaccctgcaaatGCCCTGGATGGACAGGTAGATAGGAGGCAGGCTGATCTGGAGAAAGATGACTGAGGGGAGACATAAGCACTTTCTACAGACATATGGGGCTTTCCCTATGGCATCAGAGATCAATAAATCTCAGTATCATCATACTGTGCAGCACACATCATTGAAGGATCTTCAAAATAGTTAGTAAAGGAAAGTAATTATGAAAATATCCCCAGTatacagataggtaaactgaggccaAACCGATCTAAGTCTTGGCCCAATAAATGTTCTTTAATTACCCTGACAAATTCCCTGCCTctgtttattatttattcttgTCCTGAAATTTTTGCCTAACGGGGATAGTTTTtgagcacttggatttgaactttTGCAGGTGTGCGTGCATCAAGGGACTTTCCATGCTTGGGTCTGCCAGCCCTTACCAGGCAGACTTGAGCAGTCAGCCTTTTAACTGGCTGTGGTTACGGGGCTTCCTGTTATGCGCCTTCTGCTAGCGGCTTGCCAGCCAGCATTTACTCTTTGCACTTTACCAGACAGGGCTCGTGTCCGACCAAAGCAGCCCCCTGCAAAAACTATTTCTTGAACCTTTTTACTTTTTCTGCCACATTAATAAGTTGACTATGCCCTTTAGATTTTGGTCTGAATCTTTCATAGAATTTCTttagttctttttctttttaataacgtTATTTTTTCTGATCCTTAGCCCTAACAAGCATGCATTTTCCCTGATGTTTTTAACGCCCCTtatcaattttcataacttcCAATTTGTATTACTGGCTATTTCCCCTCACCCTCATGCAGTCTATattgctttcccccatctcctcacaTCTTATTGCGGCCTTCCCTTTGCCACTGAACCCATTTTTTAGCCAAAGCTCTCCGCTTTCTTGATTGTGGAATCATGGCCATTTAGATGTATATTAAACTCTTCTTCAAGAACTCCCAAGTTTCATTCCCATTTTTCTCTCTAAATGTTTCCCCTCAATCAATTTTCCTGATCATTTGCTTCAGCTTTAAGGAATTGCCCCTTCTGTAGCTTTCAATCTCTACAGATATTATTGGTtgggaaatgttttttgtttgtccATTTGAATGTAATCAGTtcaattttattctttttttctcctctaTCATAGGCCTTcttctttgtctcttctctaaactaaacagttcCAGACTCTTCAGTCTGTCCGTTAATGGCAACCTCCCCCATTCTCACAACCTGTCTCGGAAATCCCATTTTTATCTGCTACATCATTTATAGATACTGGGTGTCCAAAACTGAGTGCATGTCCAGAGCAggtattctccatcccattgctTAGGCATCCGGACACTGTCTTTGTTTTGGGCAGTGCTGCGAATGAAGAGGTGTATCTGTGGAGCTGCTATCAATGACACCCAGATCTTTTCCCTGATGTGTGTTCTAGTTGGGAGTCTTCCCCCTCGCATGTGCCATGCCGAAACTTTAGTTTTCTTACACTCTCAGATTTTGAGCAACCCTGTGAATGGGGAACGCCATACAGTGTGGATTCTCTAGCTTTGTAGCACAAGgtgtttttctcctttgtttaCACATATTAATATAAGATTTAAAAGTATCAAAAGGTCATACCCAAATTTCTATCTCAGGCTGACAAACAGGCTTATATGTCAAGTATAagggggagccatgttagtctgtatccacaaaaacaacgaggagtccagtggcaccttaaatactaacagatttatttgggttatATGCTAACACTGCTTTTAGTTGTATTAGATGCAATGAGTCTATTTGTGTGTAGTGAACCATGAAGTTACAGTCCTTCTTAAACAGGAGGAATTTATTAAAGCAACAACTAAAAAGTACATACACAAAAACAGGTTTCCACACAACTCGGTCTTCAGCCTTGTCTTGCATGTTTACCAGGGACTACATGATGGCTGGAATTCTACATAATGCATAGAGCCCAGTTATGTGCTGCAGGGTATCAAATCAGTGCAGTGTGTGATTCTACAGCCCTGATTAGGGCCTTTTGGTAGCAGCACacaagaaataataaataataatcttcATTTAATGCATGTAGAGGTTGTGGTTCAGAGTGTGGAAGTGACTCACCCAGCAAATCCATGGCAGAGCTGTTACTCTTTGAACCAGATGCAGGGTGTGCAGCCCACTAAGGTTATGAAAAGGATGCTGTCGGGGGGACTCATGGGACAGGAGCCCAATCAAGAATTCCAGAGGTCcttggggaggggtggatgggaagCACCCTCTTGTAGACCCCTTCAAGGAAAATCCCAGTGGGAGGCACTAAGGtggcccccacctcctggagtatGCGCAGGGGGGTCTGAAGTGTGAAGAGTCCAAGGTGAGCTCCGAGAAGAAAGAGGCCATCATGACCACTAAATGGTGGGCCGGGAATGGGGTCAGCTGAATGCTGGAGGAATGGGCCCAGGCAAGGTGGAAACAAAATAGACACATGAGCTCCAACCAGGAGTGGCACAACTAATCAGTCTCCACCTGGACATAGGTAAAGGTGGAATTTTCATTCGGGTGCTGGTTgtgccagacgtccaccagggagtgatgatTGACAATCTCTCTGAGGATGCCTGCAGCGGCCTGGCTGCTCTCGATCCCTGAGTGAGTCTGGTCCTCAAGGATGGTATTAAACTCCTCACTCAGGACCAGGCACTAGTAGGGATCCAAGGTGCCGAGGATGGCAGACAGCTGTTGATAAAAACACACCCACTCTGGGTCTGCATTTGGGGGGGTAGACATTGAACAGATTCACTGTCAGCCCCTCCACACTGGCctggaggtgaagcaggcaaCCTGAGACAACCTCGGCAACTCCCAGCATCTCAGGCTGTAGGTTGGGGGGAGAACAGGGTGGCCACCCCAGCTGAATTAGTGATGAGGTGTCTAAAATATAACCTGTCCCTCCACTCCAGACACCATCttagcggggagggatagctcagtggtttgagcactggcctgctaaacctaggaaTGGGAGTTCAaaccttgagggggctacttagggatgtGGTGCAAAATCAGTACATAGTCCTGCTAGTGACActaggggactggactcaatgactggaagatagaactattctaattattttttaaactagtCTCGGCGGCTGGATCCATGTGGGTTTCCTGCAGGCAAACCACAGAATACCCTACAAGCACAGAGAGCACCTGGGAAATGTGGAGATCCACCCTAGAACGTCTGGTGTTCAATTTTGAAAAGATGATTGGCTTCATTCTGAGGGCTGAGGAGGGTCCTTGCATGCAGGAGGATCCCCAACTGGTCTTGCAACATTCACTGATGAAAGGCTTATCACAGAAGTTGTGGGCCCACAGGTAGACCAGGATGTCCTAACTCTGTTTCCCTTCTACTCCAAAATAGCCTTGGCCAAGAGGACAAGGTAGAAGTCTCCCCAACACTGGAGAGGGAGCTTCACCTTACCCTTGAAACCATGTGTCCACCAGAAAAAGGTGAAGCTCATCCCGCAGCACAGTGGGGGACGTGGTAGTGGACCCATGATGATCCTCAGGCTGGGCCCCTGTTACGATCCTGTAGCCCACGGAGGTGGGCAAAGAGGGAGAAGATCACTGGTGCTGTGACTATACCGATGGAGCTGCACAACCCCTCTCTATCTCCAGAAAGGTAAAGGGAGGTGGAGGGAAGAGAACAGCCCCTAAAGTGTCAgggacaggaggaaaaaaaccaccCCCTGCGGTTCCTCCAAGGACAGGGGAAATGAGACAACTCCTGGGCGGCAGCGGTATGGGGACAAAAATGAGTAGGGCTTCtgtccccactctgctccccttcccctgctccacAGGAATCACAGGCtgattgccatgttctgttcattccctctgaagcacctggcactgggcatTGTTAGGaaacaggctactgggctacatggaccattggttttacccagtatggccattctgatcttCTTCTTTAGACCTCAGATGTCTCTGCCTCCTGCTGTAGCACGGTATACCCCACCTCCCTCCTACAGCGAAgatagatcccaggagtcctgatggggTTTCCCTCTCCACAGGgagtaacaaagtaagaataaaaATTACAATTTTAACACTAACCAGTGACCTTAAATGACTTGCCATAACATGTGAGAACATATTGGTTTTAGAGATGACTGGGTCGCAGCTGACAAGTGGAGGGGGAAGACAGGAGCAAGTGacggggcagggcattggggagAAGACACACAGCGGGGTCGAGGCTTGACAAAAGAGATGGGGCAAAATTGCAATTCCAGGGATCCAgctaccagcaattagaaaggtggcaacccagtGTAGTGTACATAGATAGGCTCTCCAGTTCATCACATTGACACAGCAAAGTAAGGACAGGGAAGGGTTTAATGTCTCTGTCTGACCAGtgagtgattcagggaagagaaCCCAGCACCATGCACCAGCCAGATCTGCACAGAGCTCAATCTGAGAGCCACACCACAAGGAGAAAACATTTAGGTctctttatgagtaaagagctggagcagcctgccccggATCTGTTGGGTCCTCGccccgtagatgatggggtgTAGCATGGGGGGCACCACCAGGTAAACACTGGCAAAGAGAATGCGTATATGCAGtggcacattgtggccaaaccgctgtgtgagagaggagaaaaaatcTGGGGTGTACAAAGCTaagatggcacaaagatgagagatgcaggtcctgaaagttttgagccgggcatccttcgtgggcaggcggaagatggcCCGGAGGATCTGAGTATAGGACACAACAATAAAAAACACATCAATTCCGATCACAGAGAAAAGATTAAACAGGCCATAGTAACTACTAATTCGGATGTCAGCACAGGCCAGGTTCACCACAGCTACATGCCGACAATAgaagtgggggatgatgttggttctgcaatatggcaaCTGCCTTGCCAGGAAAGGATAGGGCAATGTGAGTATACCACTGCGCAGCACCAAGGCCAGGCCTATCTTGGCCACAACAGAGTTTGtgaggatggtggaatgtctcaggggatggcaaatggccacgtagcgatcgaaagccatggccacgaggatcCCAGACTCCATTGCCGAGAAGGAGTGAacaaagtacatctgggtgaagcaggcactgaaactgatctccctggaatttaaccagaagatgctcagcattttgggcatgGTGGATGTGGAAATGAGCAGGtcagtgacagccagcatgcagaggaaatagaacatgggctcatggaggcttggctccctcttcacgatgaacaggatggtgaagttccccaagatggctatggcaTACAttgtgcagaaggggatggagatccagatatgggccgcctccaggccaggaatgcccagcaggatgaaggtggaggggttggtgaaattGCTTGTgctggaatctgacatggagtagtggagaaggtgtccaactctgaggcataAGGGTGTCTCCTGCTTGTACCGTACGTTCCCCTGACTTTCTGTGAGTTCTCAGGGTCTTGGGTGATGGTTGTAGTAGAAATGCCTGAATGGAGAGACAAcgttaatatgagacactgcaTACAAtactggaggctgttctcatgggagaagcagattgatcactcttcacacactgaaaaattacattttcattaaACAGAGAAAACAACAATGAACCTAATAAATCCAATTCCATATTTTGTGGTGCTCCTGTGTTAATAATTCCTACACATTGTGGTGGGGGAACCTTAAGAGGCACTAGCAGGAAACACAAGTATGTATAGTGATTATCCATCATTCTTCCTTAATGAAATTAGAGCCAGACATTCACTCTAGGGCGTTCCCCATTCATCCAGTTGCTCAAAAACAGAGTGAAAAAACCAGACTTTTGGGAAGATTTGTGCTGGGAGAAAAATCCCAACTAGAACATACctcagtcttgcatctgaagaagtgggtattcacccacgaaagctcatgctgcaaaacgtctgttagtctataaggtgccacaggattctttgttgcttttacagatccagactaacacggctacccctctgatacttgatacctcaGGGAAAAGACCTGGGCCCCACTGATAGGAGCTCAAGAGAAACACCTGCTCAATcgcagcagtggacaaaacaaaagCTATGTTCAGATCTCTAAGATGtgggatggagaataacatgTTCAGGATATGTGTTTTGGTCACCCAGTCTCTACTAAGGATATAACATATATAAAAGGGATTTCCAAGACAGGCTCTGAGAATGGGGGAGGCTCTTATATGCAAACATATATAAAAGTCTGGGACTCTTTTGTTTACACCAGAGATAAAGAAGGGAGCATATGATAcaggagaagaaaataaaaaatgaaactgatttaCATGCAAATGGACAGTTCTCAACCAGTACTATCTATAGACACTTAGTGCTCCAAGAGGAATAATTCCCCAAAGCTGAGGAAAATTGTCAGCAAAATGGACTGAGATTAAAAAGGTAGACAAAAATGAATGAAAATCGGTGATTCTTTGATAACAGTTCATTAGATAGCAGAAAACTCATGATT includes the following:
- the LOC120397360 gene encoding olfactory receptor 52E4-like; this encodes MSDSSTSNFTNPSTFILLGIPGLEAAHIWISIPFCTMYAIAILGNFTILFIVKREPSLHEPMFYFLCMLAVTDLLISTSTMPKMLSIFWLNSREISFSACFTQMYFVHSFSAMESGILVAMAFDRYVAICHPLRHSTILTNSVVAKIGLALVLRSGILTLPYPFLARQLPYCRTNIIPHFYCRHVAVVNLACADIRISSYYGLFNLFSVIGIDVFFIVVSYTQILRAIFRLPTKDARLKTFRTCISHLCAILALYTPDFFSSLTQRFGHNVPLHIRILFASVYLVVPPMLHPIIYGARTQQIRGRLLQLFTHKET